GTGTACGTCTTCTCTTTATAAACTACAATCTTCACTCACTCTCACACTAACAAATTtccaaaaacaaataaataaataaaataaaattatatcaTTGTTTCTGCAGTCATCAAAGGTAATTTCTGTTGTTATATGTTGATCAATGTATGTATTATAATTCTTAaaaataataacgatgatgatCATTACTTATGTAATTGAATTGCtatctttgtgtaattgtgttgtatCTGGAGATTTGAAGTTATAAAATAATTTGAAAAAAAGGAAATTCAATATTaatgaatttttatttatttatgcatGTGTTTGATTTGTCTCTAATTTATCGATTGTTTTTTGTTGACATTAGTCGTTTGTTTGTTTGCTTGCTTGCTTGTACTTCATCACAAAATCTAACTTTATTGATTATAACTAAATTGATGGACTATTATTTTGTGATGCATTTGTAGCCCACgtttttgttttttatttcaaCTTTAATTTGTTCCTTGCGTTGTTTACAAGGTTTGTTTGATTCATTTTACATCTTTTtagctcaatctttttcaactataTATATTGAATTAATTGATGTAGTTAGCACAATATGCTTATGCAATTGTCCTTTTTTTTTAATTCAGGATTAATCTTCATTGCAAGCTTTTCGCGGTACGTTATGATTTATAAAGTTCTTATTTAGGATATGAACATAATTTTGTTAACTTTTAAGAATTAATTGATTAAACACCGAAATCGTCATTAGTTTTGATGGATCCTAATTTGGAACGTAACGTTTGTGTTGATCTTGAGAGTGCAATTAATGGTGACCAAGAGAAAAGCCTTAATCTTGGTAAACCGGTTTTAACGAATAATGTGGATGATGATTCACCATTAAAATACAATGATGAGATGAATACGAATAGTGTAATGGTGATTATAGACGGTGGTATTAAAGAGAAACGTAAAAAGTGTTTAAGCGCGAAAAAACCACCAAAACCTCCAACAGGACCACATAGAGGTTTTTCTTTGGATGCTGCAGATCAGAAGATGATTAAGGAGCTTGCTGAACTTGCTATGATTAAACGTGCGAGAATCGAACGAATGAAGGCACTTATGCAAAAGAAAACTTCAAAGgcctcttcttcatcatcatcatcaactgccAATTTATTTGCAATGGTTTTTACCATCATTGTCTTCCTAGTCATGCTTTTTCAAGGTAATTACTTAaataaattactaatttttattagTAGTTTTTAAATTTGATTTTGACTAATTTTTGGCTTTATGTTGATTAGATAAAAGAAATAGTATATTGTGTGATGCTATCTAAGAATGAAAATAGGtcaataagattattatttttatatcagTGATAAATTAGAATTAGATTTTTGGCATAGCATTGCAGGTGGTACTCTGCACCACAAAATAGAAGTTCTAGATGCAGAGTCACTCcaaaaaataatactccgtactaATTTATGTTTGTTCTATTTTGgattttagttattattttaaatgaattcagggGAGTAACCATACTCTAGTCACTGCTAATTAGACTATATCTTCAACTAACTAAAACTTTTATGTAATAAAGTTGTATGCATATTGTGTAACCATATTCGGATAGGCAGCTCACATATGTGTAAAAAATACCTGTACTATTTGGTAAATGTGAACAGTGAAAACATTATATTTATCTAACATTTGTGCAATGATGGATGCATTTAGTAAGATATTATCTCATACTGAATAAATCTTATCCTACAAACAAAACTAAGAATCTGTCGGATTATAATTTGCAGGAATGTCGTGCCAAATTTCATATGGAACGTTCAATGGTTCTCCTCCAACGACTCAGACAAATGAGAATGCCTTAATATTTATACAAGAAGGATTGAATCCATCGGCTCATGATTCCGTTTAACTCTGATCAACATCTTTCAATGTAAGaacatctatatctatattatatatatatatatatatatatatatatatatatatatatatatatatatatatatatatatatatatatatatatattattatatcgtCAAATAATTTATGCAACTTCTCATGACTGTTCAATTTTGCTCCATTTTTGCGCAGTACAATCCAGGTTGAAGATCAAAACTGGCTATTTGCAACAACTACATATATTGGGGCACTTGTATAGTTAATGGTAGCGTGGGAACGAATGgactttcttttcttttcttttatataGGCGTACGTCAGCAAAAGACTAGTACGATAAGGTTGCAACCTCGGCAATCTACGATCATCTGATCAAAATAGAATAGTTATATGTCATTGTAACGTGACAATGATATGTGTTACATTAGTTGAGACCTTGAGTCCGGTTGTAATACCATATTGTTAATGTTAAACTCTCagaataattgaagtaatgaagaATAATCCCACATATTAGGTTTATTGTGCATCATTTCGAGCTGATTAGTTTGCTTCTTTTTAatcattaatcattatcattatgtaTATAACGTATATGTATGGTAGGATATGATATCGAAGTGAATGGCGTAAAACAGAAAGGATTGGAATTGTGTTaagattcaaaatttgaatttgaaGGAAGAGGTGATGAGTGCATGTGAATCAGATCCGTAAGACTTACTGGATTTGTTTAATCTCTTGGGATCTCAAACTTCCCATTGACTTAATTTGAATCTCTCTTGTTCATGTGATTAGTTATTAATTGGAGTAGTAATTACAGTTATAATTTTACTTAATAGTTTAAATTGAATTTAATTGTACTCATGCCACCAGATTTGTCAAGCATACCAAAGAGTTGCGAATTCGTCTTGGTTTATAATGACGTACGTCCCGCCATGGCCGTCACGTGTGACGCATGGCGTATCGTGTAGCTGGACGTTTAGCTTCAACTCCTGGATGGATACCAAGTCAACGCCGCTCTCAGGCCACGATTACCCCTACGCTACGCCACCCATGGCGTGCCATTAGCATTTGACTTGGTTTGCACAGCTACTTGTCCGTCCGACAAATCAGGAGAACGTAGAGCAGTTGGTGGGCATGATTAGAGGATTCCAGGAGTGGTAATCGTGGTTTAGTGGGCTAGTGGTGATTATCCTTGGTAACCGCCatcttatgcctataaatactg
This genomic stretch from Rutidosis leptorrhynchoides isolate AG116_Rl617_1_P2 chromosome 11, CSIRO_AGI_Rlap_v1, whole genome shotgun sequence harbors:
- the LOC139877555 gene encoding uncharacterized protein translates to MDPNLERNVCVDLESAINGDQEKSLNLGKPVLTNNVDDDSPLKYNDEMNTNSVMVIIDGGIKEKRKKCLSAKKPPKPPTGPHRGFSLDAADQKMIKELAELAMIKRARIERMKALMQKKTSKASSSSSSSTANLFAMVFTIIVFLVMLFQGMSCQISYGTFNGSPPTTQTNENALIFIQEGLNPSAHDSV